A part of Podarcis muralis chromosome 15, rPodMur119.hap1.1, whole genome shotgun sequence genomic DNA contains:
- the LOC114585674 gene encoding transcription factor IIIB 50 kDa subunit-like isoform X2 produces MRDFFGGHASREWRGQKPPSPAADSAAKMSSQKKCPDCGSLEIVEDSHYAQNQLVCADCGFILTEGLLTTTYADEEHLQGVKRVRDLCKVLRLPSLFEDTAVSYYQQAIKRPCFSLVSLEKKEMLVGCCVFVTCRQHNWPLTMGTVCLLLYGDKELFAKTYLRFLKELALDVPTLSLMDMVKTHLNSFKIFQNSPSVPTKFVEEKEQLVARTVQMVELASDTWLVTGRHPIPIVTAAAFLAWQSLRPVDRLTCTLSQFCKLAGMEAPRPAHQRLKELHNILLQMASQLGWLRVLKVDRRNVAKYIGDLLRHRRVLLQAAFRIVDTTEDRDLEDSAAAPLQLIDESAATVEEASLSGEKQKFSKRKPLLPPCVLNPAKRLRTPQLSLEDSAITGDEPILDSEIEQYIRTPEEKEMFSKAQACL; encoded by the exons atgagggATTTTTTTGGAGGGCATGCAAGCCGCGAGTGGCGTGGGCAGAAACCCCCTTCACCTGCCGCTGATTCT GCTGCTAAGATGTCGAGCCAAAAGAAGTGTCCAGACTGTGGCTCCTTGGAAATTGTAGAGGACTCTCATTATGCTCAGAACCAGCTGGTGTGCGCAGACTGTGGCTTCATTCTGACTGAAGGGCTTCTCACAACCACATATGCTGATGAAGAACATTTACAAG GAGTCAAACGTGTTCGGGATCTCTGCAAAGTTCTGCGGCTTCCTTCTCTGTTTGAAGATACAGCCGTGTCCTATTACCAGCAGGCAATCAAACGTCCCTGCTTCAGTTTAGTCAGCTTGGAGAAGAAGGAGATGCTTGTGGGCTGTTGCGTCTTTGTGACCTGCCGCCAGCACAACTGGCCCCTGACCATGGGCACAGTCTGCCTGCTGCTCTATGGAGACAAGGAGTTGTTTGCAAAGACCTATCTGCGCTTCCTGAAGGAACTGGCACTGGATGTGCCTACTCTCAGCTTGATGGATATGGTGAAAACCCACCTCAACAG CTTCAAGATTTTCCAGAATTCACCCAGCGTCCCGACTAAGTTTGTGGAAGAAAAGGAGCAGCTGGTGGCAAGGACTGTCCAGATGGTGGAACTTGCCAGCGACACGTGGCTGGTGACCGGCCGGCACCCCATCCCCATAGTGACAGCAGCAGCCTTCCTGGCTTGGCAGTCTCTCCGGCCTGTCGATCGCCTCACTTGCACCCTTTCTCAGTTCTGTAAGCTTGCTGGTATGGAGGCTCCCCGGCCAGCCcaccagagactgaaggagctgcATAACATCCTCCTGCAAATGGCTTCTCAGCTGGGCTGGTTGCGAGTGCTGAAAGTGGACCGTCGGAACGTGGCAAAGTACATCGGTGACCTTCTGCGGCACCGCCGTGTGCTTCTACAGGCTGCCTTCCGCATCGTGGATACTACGGAAGACCGTGACCTAGAAGACTCAGCAGCTGCGCCACTGCAGCTAATCGATGAGAGCGCTGCAACAGTAGAAGAGGCCTCCCTTtcaggagagaagcagaagtTCAGCAAGCGGAAACCTTTGCTCCCACCCTGCGTCTTGAACCCCGCAAAGAGGCTACGAACTCCTCAGCTAAGCCTTGAAGATTCTGCTATCACTGGGGATGAGCCCATTTTAGACAGTGAGATAGAGCAGTATATCCGGACTCCAGAAGAAAAGGAGATGTTTAGCAAGGCTCAAGCGTGCCTGTGA
- the LOC114585674 gene encoding transcription factor IIIB 50 kDa subunit-like isoform X1: MRDFFGGHASREWRGQKPPSPAADSAAKMSSQKKCPDCGSLEIVEDSHYAQNQLVCADCGFILTEGLLTTTYADEEHLQEVTYSRSTGQNEQTSRCVQRGVKRVRDLCKVLRLPSLFEDTAVSYYQQAIKRPCFSLVSLEKKEMLVGCCVFVTCRQHNWPLTMGTVCLLLYGDKELFAKTYLRFLKELALDVPTLSLMDMVKTHLNSFKIFQNSPSVPTKFVEEKEQLVARTVQMVELASDTWLVTGRHPIPIVTAAAFLAWQSLRPVDRLTCTLSQFCKLAGMEAPRPAHQRLKELHNILLQMASQLGWLRVLKVDRRNVAKYIGDLLRHRRVLLQAAFRIVDTTEDRDLEDSAAAPLQLIDESAATVEEASLSGEKQKFSKRKPLLPPCVLNPAKRLRTPQLSLEDSAITGDEPILDSEIEQYIRTPEEKEMFSKAQACL; encoded by the exons atgagggATTTTTTTGGAGGGCATGCAAGCCGCGAGTGGCGTGGGCAGAAACCCCCTTCACCTGCCGCTGATTCT GCTGCTAAGATGTCGAGCCAAAAGAAGTGTCCAGACTGTGGCTCCTTGGAAATTGTAGAGGACTCTCATTATGCTCAGAACCAGCTGGTGTGCGCAGACTGTGGCTTCATTCTGACTGAAGGGCTTCTCACAACCACATATGCTGATGAAGAACATTTACAAG AAGTCACATATTCACGGAGTACTGGTCAGAATGAGCAAACGAGCCGTTGTGTACAGCGAG GAGTCAAACGTGTTCGGGATCTCTGCAAAGTTCTGCGGCTTCCTTCTCTGTTTGAAGATACAGCCGTGTCCTATTACCAGCAGGCAATCAAACGTCCCTGCTTCAGTTTAGTCAGCTTGGAGAAGAAGGAGATGCTTGTGGGCTGTTGCGTCTTTGTGACCTGCCGCCAGCACAACTGGCCCCTGACCATGGGCACAGTCTGCCTGCTGCTCTATGGAGACAAGGAGTTGTTTGCAAAGACCTATCTGCGCTTCCTGAAGGAACTGGCACTGGATGTGCCTACTCTCAGCTTGATGGATATGGTGAAAACCCACCTCAACAG CTTCAAGATTTTCCAGAATTCACCCAGCGTCCCGACTAAGTTTGTGGAAGAAAAGGAGCAGCTGGTGGCAAGGACTGTCCAGATGGTGGAACTTGCCAGCGACACGTGGCTGGTGACCGGCCGGCACCCCATCCCCATAGTGACAGCAGCAGCCTTCCTGGCTTGGCAGTCTCTCCGGCCTGTCGATCGCCTCACTTGCACCCTTTCTCAGTTCTGTAAGCTTGCTGGTATGGAGGCTCCCCGGCCAGCCcaccagagactgaaggagctgcATAACATCCTCCTGCAAATGGCTTCTCAGCTGGGCTGGTTGCGAGTGCTGAAAGTGGACCGTCGGAACGTGGCAAAGTACATCGGTGACCTTCTGCGGCACCGCCGTGTGCTTCTACAGGCTGCCTTCCGCATCGTGGATACTACGGAAGACCGTGACCTAGAAGACTCAGCAGCTGCGCCACTGCAGCTAATCGATGAGAGCGCTGCAACAGTAGAAGAGGCCTCCCTTtcaggagagaagcagaagtTCAGCAAGCGGAAACCTTTGCTCCCACCCTGCGTCTTGAACCCCGCAAAGAGGCTACGAACTCCTCAGCTAAGCCTTGAAGATTCTGCTATCACTGGGGATGAGCCCATTTTAGACAGTGAGATAGAGCAGTATATCCGGACTCCAGAAGAAAAGGAGATGTTTAGCAAGGCTCAAGCGTGCCTGTGA
- the LOC114585674 gene encoding transcription factor IIIB 50 kDa subunit-like isoform X3, which translates to MSSQKKCPDCGSLEIVEDSHYAQNQLVCADCGFILTEGLLTTTYADEEHLQEVTYSRSTGQNEQTSRCVQRGVKRVRDLCKVLRLPSLFEDTAVSYYQQAIKRPCFSLVSLEKKEMLVGCCVFVTCRQHNWPLTMGTVCLLLYGDKELFAKTYLRFLKELALDVPTLSLMDMVKTHLNSFKIFQNSPSVPTKFVEEKEQLVARTVQMVELASDTWLVTGRHPIPIVTAAAFLAWQSLRPVDRLTCTLSQFCKLAGMEAPRPAHQRLKELHNILLQMASQLGWLRVLKVDRRNVAKYIGDLLRHRRVLLQAAFRIVDTTEDRDLEDSAAAPLQLIDESAATVEEASLSGEKQKFSKRKPLLPPCVLNPAKRLRTPQLSLEDSAITGDEPILDSEIEQYIRTPEEKEMFSKAQACL; encoded by the exons ATGTCGAGCCAAAAGAAGTGTCCAGACTGTGGCTCCTTGGAAATTGTAGAGGACTCTCATTATGCTCAGAACCAGCTGGTGTGCGCAGACTGTGGCTTCATTCTGACTGAAGGGCTTCTCACAACCACATATGCTGATGAAGAACATTTACAAG AAGTCACATATTCACGGAGTACTGGTCAGAATGAGCAAACGAGCCGTTGTGTACAGCGAG GAGTCAAACGTGTTCGGGATCTCTGCAAAGTTCTGCGGCTTCCTTCTCTGTTTGAAGATACAGCCGTGTCCTATTACCAGCAGGCAATCAAACGTCCCTGCTTCAGTTTAGTCAGCTTGGAGAAGAAGGAGATGCTTGTGGGCTGTTGCGTCTTTGTGACCTGCCGCCAGCACAACTGGCCCCTGACCATGGGCACAGTCTGCCTGCTGCTCTATGGAGACAAGGAGTTGTTTGCAAAGACCTATCTGCGCTTCCTGAAGGAACTGGCACTGGATGTGCCTACTCTCAGCTTGATGGATATGGTGAAAACCCACCTCAACAG CTTCAAGATTTTCCAGAATTCACCCAGCGTCCCGACTAAGTTTGTGGAAGAAAAGGAGCAGCTGGTGGCAAGGACTGTCCAGATGGTGGAACTTGCCAGCGACACGTGGCTGGTGACCGGCCGGCACCCCATCCCCATAGTGACAGCAGCAGCCTTCCTGGCTTGGCAGTCTCTCCGGCCTGTCGATCGCCTCACTTGCACCCTTTCTCAGTTCTGTAAGCTTGCTGGTATGGAGGCTCCCCGGCCAGCCcaccagagactgaaggagctgcATAACATCCTCCTGCAAATGGCTTCTCAGCTGGGCTGGTTGCGAGTGCTGAAAGTGGACCGTCGGAACGTGGCAAAGTACATCGGTGACCTTCTGCGGCACCGCCGTGTGCTTCTACAGGCTGCCTTCCGCATCGTGGATACTACGGAAGACCGTGACCTAGAAGACTCAGCAGCTGCGCCACTGCAGCTAATCGATGAGAGCGCTGCAACAGTAGAAGAGGCCTCCCTTtcaggagagaagcagaagtTCAGCAAGCGGAAACCTTTGCTCCCACCCTGCGTCTTGAACCCCGCAAAGAGGCTACGAACTCCTCAGCTAAGCCTTGAAGATTCTGCTATCACTGGGGATGAGCCCATTTTAGACAGTGAGATAGAGCAGTATATCCGGACTCCAGAAGAAAAGGAGATGTTTAGCAAGGCTCAAGCGTGCCTGTGA